The DNA sequence gtgttactgggtgcactggtgttactgtgtgcactggtgttactgtgtgtactggtgttattgggagcactggtgttactgtgtgcactggtgttactgggtgcactggtgttactgggtgtactggtgttactgtgtgcactggtgttagtgtgctctgatgttcatgtgtgtactggtgttactgtgtgcactggtgttactgtgtgcaccggTGTTAGTGTGCTCTGATGTtcatgtgtgcactggtgttactgtgtgcactaatgttattgggtgcactggtgttactgggtgcactagtgttactgtgtgcacaaaTGTTattgggtgcactggtgttactgtgtgcattggtgttactgggtgcactggtgttactgggtgcactggtgttactgcgtgcactggtgttactgggtgcactggtgttactgtgtgcactggtgttactgtgtgcactgatgttactgtgtgcactgatgttactgtgtgcactggtgttacagtgagcaccggtgttactctgtacactggtgttactgtgtacactgatgttactgtgtgcactggtgttactgtgtgaactggtattactgtgagcactggtgttactgggtgcactggtgttactgtgtgcactgatgttactatgtgtactggtgttaatgggtgcactggtgttactgtgttcactgatgttactgtgtgaactgatgttactgtgtgcactggtgttacagtgtgcactggtgttactgtgtttactggtgttactggtgcacaggtgttactgtgtgaactgatgttactgtgtgaactgatgttactgtgtgcactggtgttactgtgtgcactggtattactgtgagcacgggtgttactgggtgcactgatgttactgtgtgcactggtgttactgtgtgcactggtgttagtgtGCTCTAATGTtcatgtgtgtactggtgttactgtgtgcaccggTGTTAGTGTGCTCTGATGTtcctgtgttcactagtgttactgtgtgcactggtgttactgtgtgcaccggtgttactgggtgcactggtgttactgtgtgcactggtgttactgggtgcactggtgttactgtgtgcactggtgttactgtgtgcactggtgttactgtgcactggtgttactgtgtgtactggtgttactgtgtacactggtgttactgtgtgcaccggTGTTAGTGTACTCTGATgttcctgtgtgcactggtgttactgtgtgcaccggTGTTAGTGTGCTCTGATgttcctgtgtgcactggtgttactgggtgcaccggtgttactgggtgcactggtgttactgggtgcaccggtgttactgggtgcactggtgttagtgtgtgcaccggtgttactgggtgcactggtttTACTGTGTGCACCGGTGTTAGTGTGCTCTGATGTTccagtgtgcactggtgttactgggtgcactggtgttactgtgtgcaccggTATTAGTGTGCTCTGATgttcctgtgtgcactggtgttactgtgtgcaccagTGTTAGTGTGCTCTGATGTTcccgtgtgcactggtgttactgtgtgcaacggTGTTAGTGTGCTCTGATGttcctgtgtgcactggcgtttcTGTGTGCACCGGTGTTAGTGTGCTCTGATgttcctgtgtgcactggtgttactgtgtgcactggtgttactgtgtgcactggtgttactgggtgcactggtaatactgtgtgcactgatgttactgtgtgcactggtgttattgtgtgtacaggtgttactgtgagtactggtgttactgagtgcactggtgttactgtgtgcactggtgttactgggtgcactggtgttactgggtgcactggggtactgtgtgcactggtgttactgtgtgtactggtattactgtgagtagtggtgttactgggtgcactggtgttactgtttgcactggtgttactgtgagtactagtGGTACAGGGTGCACTgctgttactgtgagtactggtgttactgtgtgcactggtgttactgtgagtactggttTTACTgttagtactggtgttactgggtgcacttgtgttactgtgtgcactggggttactgtgagtactggtgttactgggtgcactggtgttactgtgaataCTGGTGTTACTTGGTGCACTGGgggtactgtgtgcactggtgttactgtgtgcactggtgttactgggtgcactgggggGGTACTGtgcgcactggtgttactgggtgcactggtgttagtgagtgcactggtgttactgggtgcactggtgttactgtctgcactggtgttacttggtgcactggtgttactgtgtgcactggtgttactgggtgcactggtgttactgtgtgcactgtgtgcactggtgttactgcgagcactggtgttactgggtgcactggtgttactgggtgcactggtgttactgtgtgcactggtgttacagggtgcgctggtgttactgggtgcactagtgttactgtgtgcactggtgttactgtgtgtactggtgttattgggagcactggtgttactgaatgcactggtgttactgggtgcactggtgttactgggtgtactggtgttactgtgtgcactggtgttagtgtgctctgatgttcatgtgtgtactggtgttactgtgtgcactggtgttactgtgtgcaccggTGTTAGTGTGCTCTGATGTtcatgtgtgtactggtgttactgtgtgcactggtgttactgtgtgcactaatgttattgggtgcactggtgttactgggtgcactggtgttactgtgttcactgatgttactgtgtgaactgatgttactgtgtgcactggtgttacagtgtgcactgatgttactgtgtgtactggtgttactgggtgcactggtgttactgtgttcactgatgttactgtgtgaactgatgttactgtgtgcactggtgttactgtgtgcactggtattactgtgtgtactggtgttactgggtgcactggtgttactgtgtgcactggtgttactgtgtacactggtgttattttgtgcaccactggtgttactgagtgcactgctgttactgtgtgcactggtgctactgtgtgcactggtgttactgtgtacactggtgttactgtgtgtactggtgttactgtatgtactggtgttactgtgtacactgttgttactgtgtgcactggtgttactgggtgcactggtgttactgtgtgtactggtgttactgtgtgcactggtgttattgtgtgcactggtgttactgtgtgtactggtgttactgtgtacactggtggtactgtgtgcactggtgttactgtgagcactggtgttactgcgtgcactggtgttactgtgtgctctggtgttactgggtgcactggtgttactgtgttcactgatgttactgtgtgcactggtgttactgtgtgcaagggtgttactgtgagcactggtgtttactgtgtacactggttttgctgtgtgcactggtgttactgagtgcactgatgttactgtgtgcactgatgttactgtgtgtactggtgttactgggtgcactggtgttactgtgttcactgatgttactgtgtgaactgatgttactgtgtgcactggtgttacagtgtgcactggtgttactgtgtgtacaggtgttactgtgagtactggtgttactgagtgcactggtgttactgtgtgcactggtgttactgggtgcactggtgttactgggtgcactgggggtactgtgtgcactggtgttactgtggtgtacTGGTAGTACTGTGAGTAGTggagttactgggtgcactggtgttactgtgtgcactggtgttactgtgagtactggtgttacagggtgcactggtgttactgtgagcaccggtgttactctgtacactggtgttactgtgtacactgatgttactgtgtgcactggtattactgtgagcactggtgttactgggtgcactggtgttactgtgtgcactgatgttactgtgtgtactggtgttactgggtgcactggtgttactgtgttcactgatgttactgtgtgaactgatgttactgtgtgcaactggtgttacagtgtgcactggtgttactgtgtgtactggtgttactgggtgcactggtgttactgtgttcactgatgttactgtgtgaactgatgttactgtgtgcactggtgttactgtgtgcactggtattactgtgagcactggtgttactgggtgcactggtgttactgtgagcactggtgttactgtgttcactgatattactctgtgcactggtgttactgtatgcatCGGTGTTAGTGTTCACTGATgttcctgtgtgcactggtgttactgtgtgtactggtgttactgggtgcactggtgttactgtgtgcactggtgttactgtgtacactggtgttattttgtgcaccactggtgttactgagtgcactgctgttactgtgtgcactggtgctactgtgtgcactggtgttactgtgtacactggtgttactgtgtgtactggtgtttactgtatgtactggtgttactgtgtacactgttgttactgtgtgcactggtgttactgggtgcactggtgttactgtgtgtactggtgttactgtgtgcactggtgttattgtgtgcactggtgttattgtgtgcactggtgttactgtgtgtactggtgttactgtgtacactggtggtactgtgtgcactggtgttactgttacactggtgttactgcgtgcactggtgttactgtgtgctctggtgttactgggtgcactggtgttactgtgttcactgatgttactgtgtgcactggtgttactgtgtgcaattgtgttactgtgagcactggtgttactgtgtgcactggtgttacagggtgcactggtgttactgggtgcactggtgttactgtgtgcaccggtgttactgggtgcactgggggggtactgtgtgcactggtgttactgggtgcactggcgttactgtgtgcactggtgttactgtgtgcgctggcgttactgggtgcactggtgttactgggtgcactggtgttactgtgtgcactggtgttactgtgtgtactggtgttattgggagcactggtgttactgaatgcactggtgttactgggtgcactggtgttactgggtgtactgttactgtgtgcactggtgttagtgtgctctgatgttcatgtgtgtactggtgttactgtgtgcactggtgttactgtgtgcaccggTGTTAGTGTGCTCTGATGTtcatgtgtgtactggtgttactgtgtgcactggtgttactgtgtgcactaatgttattgggtgcactggtgttactgggtgcactggtgttactgtgttcactgatgTACTGTGtgaactgatgttactgtgtgcactggtgttacagtgtgcactggtgttactgtgtgtactgtgttactgggtgcactggtgttactgtgttcactgatgttactgtgtgaactgatgttactgtgtgcactggtgtactgtgtgcactggtattactgtgtgtactggtgttactgggtgcactggtgttactgtgtgcactggtgttactgtgtacactggtgttattttgTGCACCACTGGGTTACTGAGTGCActgctgttactgtgtgcactggtgctactgtgtgcactggtgttactgtgtacatggtgttactgtgtgtactggtgttactgtatgtactggtgttactgtgtacactgttgttactgtgtgcactggtgttactgggtgcactggtgttactgtgtgtactggtgttactgtgtgcactggtgttattgtgtgcactggtgttactgtgtgtactggtgttactgtgtacactggtggtactgtgtgcactggtgttactgtgagcactggtgttactgcgtgcactggtgttactgtgtgctttggtgttactgggtgaactggtgttactgtgttcactgatgttactgtgtgcactggtgttactgtgtgcaatggtgttactgtgagcactggtgttactgtgtacactggttttgctgtgtgcaatggtgttactgagtgcactgatgttactgtgagcactggtgttactgtgttcactgatgttactgtgagcactgatgttactgtgtgcactgattatactgtgaacactggtgttactgtgtacactggttttgctgtgtgcactggtgttactgagtgcactgatgttactgtgagcactggtgttactgtgctcactgatgttactgtgagcactgatgttactgtgtgcactgattatactgtgaacactggtgttactgtgtgcacttatgttactgtgtgcactggtgttactgtgtacactggtgttactgtgtgcactggtgttattgtgttcactggtgttactgtgttcagtgttacggtgagcacaggtgttactgggtgcactggtgttactgtgttcactggtgttactgtgtgcacaggtgtcactgtgttcaccggtgttactgtgagcactggtgttactttgtacactggtgttactgtgttcactgatgttactgtgtgcactagtgtCACTGTGTGCATCGGTGTTAGTGTGCTCTGATgttcctgtgtgcactggtgttactgtgtgcatgtgttactgggtgcactggtgtgactgtgtgtacaggtgttactgtgatcactggtgttactgtgtgcactgatgttcctgtgtgcactggtgttactgcgagcactggtgtagtgggtgcactgtgttactgtgtgcactggtgttactttgtgcactggtgttactaggTGCACTGGTATTACTatgtgcactgatgttactgtgtgcactggtgttactgtgtgtacaggtgttactgtgagtactggtgttactgagtgcactggtgttactgtgtgcactggtgttactgggtgtactggtgttactgggtgcactggggtactgtgtgcactggtgttactgtgtgtactggtattactgtgagtagtggtgttactgggtgcactggtgttactgtgtgcactggtgttactgtgagtactggtgttacagggtgcactggtgttactgtgagtactggtgttactgtgtgtactggtgttactctgagtactggtgttactctgagtactggtgttactgggtgcacttgtgttactgtgtgtactgggggtactgtgtgccctggtgttactgtgtgtactggtattactgtgagtagtggtgttactgggtgcactggtgttactgtgtgcactggtgttactgtgagtactggtgttacagggtgcactggtgttactgtgagtcctggtgttactgtgtgcactggtgttactgtgagcaccggtgttactctgtacactggtgttactgtgtacactgatgttactgtgtgcactggtgttactgtgtgcactggtattactgtgagcactggtgttactgggtgcactggtgttactgtgtgcactgatgttactgtgtgtactggtgttactggatgcactggtgttactgtgttcactgatgttactgtgtgaactgatgttactgtgtgcactgggttacagtgtgcactggtgttactgtgtgtactggtgtactgggtgcactggtgttactgtgttcactgatgttactgtgtgaactgatgttactgtgtgcactggtgttactatgtgcactggtattactgtgagcactggtgttactgggtgcactggtgttactgtgagcactggtgttactgtgttcactgatattactctgtgcactggtgttactgtatgcacgGTGTTAGTGTGCACTGATGTTCCTgtgtcactggtgttactgtgtgtactggtgttactgggtgcactggtgttactgtgtgcactggtgtactgtgtatactggtgttatttTGTGcaccactggtgttactgagtgcactgctgttactgtgtgcactggtgctactgtgtgcactggtgttactgtgtacactggtgttactgtgtgtactggtgttactgtatgtactggtgttactgtgtacactgttgttactgtgtgcactggtgttactgggtgcactggtgttactgtgtgtaggtgttactgtgtgcatggtgttattgtgtgcactggtgttactgtgtgtactggtgttactgtgtacactggtggtactgtgtgcactggtgttactgtgagcactggtgttactgcgtgcactggtgttactgtgtgctctggtgttactgggtgcactggtgttactgtgttcactgatgttactgtgtgcactggtgttactgtgtgcaatggtgttactgtgagcactggtgttactgtgtacactggttttgctgtgtgcactggtgttactgagtgcactgatgttactgtgagcactgggttactgtgttcactgatgttactgtgagcactgatgttactgtgtgcactgattatactgtgaacactgcttactgtgtacactggttttgctgtgtgcactggtgttactgagtgcactgatgttactgtgagcactggtgttactgtgctcactgatgttactgtgagcactgatgttactgtgtgcacttattatactgtgaacactggtgttactgtgtgcacttatgttactgtgtgcactggtgttactgtgtacactggtgttactgtgtgcactggtgttattgtgttcactggtgttactgtgttcactggtgttactgtgagcacAGGTGTtatgggtgcactggtgttactgtgttcactggtgttactgtgtgcacaggtgtcactgtgttcaccggtgttactgtgagcactggtgttactttgtacactggttactgtgttcactgatgttactgtgtgcactagtgtCACTGTGTGCATCGGTGTTAGTGTGCTCTGATgttcctgtgtgcactggtgttactgtgtgctctggtgttactgggaacACTGGTGTGactgtgtgtacaggtgttactgtgatcactggtgttactgtgtgcactgatgttcctgtggcactggtgttactgcgtgcactggtgttagtgggtgcactggtgttactgtgtgcactggtgttactttgtgcactggtgttactaggTGC is a window from the Procambarus clarkii isolate CNS0578487 chromosome 48, FALCON_Pclarkii_2.0, whole genome shotgun sequence genome containing:
- the LOC138351148 gene encoding uncharacterized protein, whose product is MFLCALVLLGAPVLLGALVLLGAPVLLGALVLVCAPVLLGALVLLCAPVLVCSDVPVCTGVTGCTGVTVCTVSLCASVLVCSDVPVCTGVTVCSGVTGNTGVTVCTGVTVITGVTVCTDVPVALVLLRALVLVGALVLLCALVLLCALVLLGALCALMFLCALVLLGAPVLLGALVLLGAPVLLGALVLVCAPVLLGALVLLCAPVLVCSDVPVCTGVTGCTGVTVCTGISVL